One region of Pseudoalteromonas galatheae genomic DNA includes:
- the atpB gene encoding F0F1 ATP synthase subunit A gives MAAEEVTLSSHIQHHLTNAKMCSTDAGLAFNKACADSGFWTWHVDTLAWSIGLGLIFLWIFRSAAKKSTIGVPGKFQCFIEMVVEFVGANVRDTYHGNSKLVAPLALTIFVWVFLMNLMDLVPVDFLPAFAGFVGEQAFGMDSHDVYMKIVPTTDLNMTAALALGVFILMIGYSIKIKGIGGFIAELTLHPFSSKNKLMMAVLIPFNLLLETIALVAKPFSLALRLFGNLYAGEMIFILIGAIGLMQLPLHFVWAVFHIMVIVLQAFVFMMLTIVYLSMASTESH, from the coding sequence ATGGCTGCAGAAGAAGTTACTCTATCAAGCCATATTCAGCACCACTTGACCAATGCCAAGATGTGCTCGACCGATGCCGGTCTTGCCTTCAACAAAGCATGTGCGGATAGTGGTTTCTGGACATGGCATGTAGATACCCTCGCATGGTCAATCGGTTTAGGTCTAATATTTTTATGGATCTTCCGAAGTGCCGCTAAAAAATCCACTATAGGTGTTCCTGGTAAATTCCAGTGCTTTATCGAAATGGTTGTTGAGTTCGTTGGTGCCAACGTTCGTGACACATATCACGGTAACAGCAAGTTAGTTGCACCTCTAGCCCTAACGATTTTCGTTTGGGTATTCTTAATGAACTTGATGGACTTAGTTCCAGTTGACTTCCTACCTGCATTTGCTGGCTTTGTTGGTGAACAAGCATTTGGTATGGATTCACACGATGTGTACATGAAGATTGTACCTACAACAGATTTAAACATGACCGCAGCACTGGCGCTAGGTGTGTTTATTCTGATGATCGGTTATTCAATTAAAATCAAAGGCATCGGTGGCTTTATTGCAGAATTAACATTGCACCCATTTAGCTCTAAAAACAAACTAATGATGGCAGTGTTGATCCCGTTTAACTTACTACTTGAAACAATCGCATTGGTTGCTAAGCCATTCTCGCTAGCACTACGTTTGTTCGGTAACTTATACGCAGGTGAGATGATCTTCATCCTTATCGGTGCAATTGGTTTGATGCAGTTACCACTGCACTTCGTGTGGGCAGTATTCCACATTATGGTAATCGTGCTGCAAGCATTCGTATTTATGATGCTGACTATCGTTTACCTCAGCATGGCTAGTACAGAAAGTCACTAA
- a CDS encoding ATP synthase subunit I, with product MTHSLARPYRRAALKGVLIQGIVALVAAVIVFISWGVQAGVSALAGGAVLVLPNFVFAAYAFRFMGASKANQVYSSIKRGNGLKFLLTVVLFALIFKHFSVMMLPFFGAYMLVMLTQWLVLIFFNH from the coding sequence GTGACTCATTCGTTAGCCCGCCCATATCGGCGAGCCGCATTAAAAGGTGTTTTGATTCAGGGTATCGTAGCATTAGTCGCTGCAGTAATCGTTTTTATAAGTTGGGGAGTACAAGCCGGAGTTTCAGCGTTAGCTGGCGGTGCTGTGTTGGTACTCCCTAATTTTGTATTTGCTGCTTACGCCTTTCGATTTATGGGTGCGAGCAAAGCAAATCAAGTATATTCCTCGATAAAACGAGGAAATGGATTAAAATTTTTGCTAACTGTTGTGCTCTTTGCACTGATTTTTAAGCATTTTTCAGTAATGATGCTGCCTTTTTTTGGCGCTTATATGCTCGTGATGCTGACACAATGGTTGGTCCTGATTTTTTTTAATCATTAA